One Campylobacter concisus DNA segment encodes these proteins:
- a CDS encoding response regulator transcription factor: MVRILLVEDDETLLDLISEYLGENGYDVTTTNNAKDALDLAYERNFDLLILDVKLPQGDGFSLLSSLRELGVTTPSIFTTSLNTIDDLEKGYKSGCDDYLKKPFELKELLIRMQALIKRNFSHQNGEDIKILDDLCFHPQSKTLSKNGENVNISSKESDLLALFLQNKGKILTKDEIFNKIWKFDEEPSELSLRVYIKNLRQILGKDAILNRRGDGYIYV, encoded by the coding sequence ATGGTCAGAATTTTGCTTGTTGAAGATGATGAAACATTACTTGATCTAATAAGCGAGTATCTGGGCGAAAATGGTTACGATGTCACCACTACAAACAATGCCAAAGACGCACTAGATCTTGCATACGAGCGAAATTTTGACCTACTTATACTAGACGTCAAACTCCCGCAAGGCGACGGCTTCTCCCTACTTTCATCGCTACGTGAGCTTGGCGTCACAACACCTAGCATATTTACCACCTCGCTAAACACCATAGACGACCTTGAAAAAGGCTACAAAAGCGGCTGCGATGACTATCTAAAAAAGCCATTTGAGCTAAAAGAGCTACTTATCCGCATGCAAGCTCTCATAAAAAGAAATTTCTCACACCAAAACGGCGAAGATATCAAAATTTTAGATGATCTTTGCTTTCACCCACAGAGCAAAACTCTAAGTAAAAACGGCGAAAATGTAAATATCTCGAGCAAAGAGAGCGACCTGCTCGCCCTATTTTTGCAAAACAAGGGCAAAATTTTAACCAAAGATGAAATTTTTAATAAAATTTGGAAATTTGACGAGGAGCCAAGCGAGCTTAGCCTCCGTGTCTATATCAAAAATCTACGCCAGATTTTAGGCAAAGATGCCATTTTAAACAGGCGTGGAGATGGTTACATCTATGTCTGA
- the mgtE gene encoding magnesium transporter codes for MSQELEEAKELIDQHLDENLEDGELSAYELAQHLKTLKKHDEELFAKYLEKLDPEILGDVAIELPDHMLKDVIDTLPAEKIVEALEELESDDATDLLQYIEDIDEDKARELFNELDKENQNEILRLRSYDEDRAGAHMQTELFSAHLEEKLGSAVARLRQEKQEGKLENVSQLFIIDKNSILQYAIPLEDLILFDFTKTLKQNIESTQIDHYKPHMANDMDLMQDVADMFQEYDLNVIAVTSSTGILLGRITYDDIHDYIQESATEQIYNLAGVDDESEEDDTLFKAGRGRAVWLGVNLLTALFSSSIIGLFDETIAAYVALAVLMPIVASMGGNTGTQALAVTVRRLALGEIEFKDAKSVLKREVTISLVNGLIFGAIMGVIAAVWFDKGMLGVVISLSMVTNLFFAGFFGTIIPLTLRRFNIDPAVGSAVILTTFTDAIGFFSFLGLAKWILL; via the coding sequence TTGAGCCAAGAACTAGAAGAAGCAAAAGAGCTGATAGATCAGCACTTAGATGAAAATTTAGAAGACGGCGAGCTCTCTGCTTACGAGCTTGCCCAGCATCTTAAAACACTTAAAAAGCACGATGAAGAGCTTTTTGCCAAGTACCTTGAAAAGCTAGATCCTGAAATTTTGGGTGATGTGGCGATAGAGTTACCTGATCACATGCTAAAAGACGTGATCGACACGCTCCCAGCTGAAAAGATCGTAGAAGCGCTTGAAGAGCTAGAGAGTGACGATGCGACAGACCTACTTCAATATATCGAGGATATCGATGAGGACAAGGCTAGAGAGCTTTTTAACGAGCTAGATAAAGAAAATCAAAACGAAATTTTAAGACTTAGAAGCTATGACGAAGATAGAGCTGGTGCGCACATGCAAACAGAGCTATTTTCAGCTCATCTTGAAGAGAAGCTTGGCAGCGCAGTCGCAAGACTAAGACAAGAGAAGCAAGAAGGCAAACTAGAAAACGTCTCACAGCTTTTCATCATCGATAAAAATAGCATCTTGCAATACGCTATCCCGCTTGAAGATCTCATTCTATTTGACTTTACAAAGACGCTAAAACAAAATATCGAATCAACCCAGATCGACCACTACAAGCCTCACATGGCAAACGATATGGATCTCATGCAAGATGTCGCTGATATGTTTCAAGAGTACGATCTAAACGTTATCGCAGTTACAAGTAGCACTGGAATTTTGCTAGGTCGTATCACGTATGATGATATCCACGACTACATCCAAGAGAGCGCAACAGAGCAAATTTATAACCTAGCTGGCGTTGATGACGAGTCAGAAGAGGACGATACGCTATTTAAAGCTGGTCGTGGCCGTGCGGTTTGGCTTGGTGTAAATTTACTAACAGCACTTTTTAGCTCATCTATCATCGGACTTTTTGATGAGACGATCGCAGCTTACGTCGCACTTGCCGTTTTGATGCCAATAGTTGCTTCAATGGGTGGCAACACTGGCACGCAAGCACTTGCCGTTACGGTTCGTCGTTTGGCACTTGGCGAGATAGAATTTAAAGATGCAAAGAGCGTTTTAAAGCGTGAGGTGACGATCTCACTCGTAAATGGCCTCATCTTTGGCGCTATCATGGGCGTCATAGCCGCTGTTTGGTTTGATAAAGGCATGCTTGGTGTGGTTATTAGCCTTAGTATGGTTACAAATTTATTCTTTGCTGGCTTTTTTGGCACGATCATACCTTTGACGCTAAGGCGCTTTAACATCGATCCTGCCGTTGGCTCGGCGGTCATTCTTACTACATTTACTGATGCGATAGGATTTTTTAGCTTTTTAGGACTTGCAAAATGGATACTACTATAA
- a CDS encoding YihY family inner membrane protein: protein MSRLSLSKSDLKSGLNLLAALKDKELFHYAASLSFHTILSIIPILLISFSIFTKLPSFEDYYAKIQDFVFSALLPSNQEIISNYLQNFLQNSGNLGIVGFVAMIFTSAMFFSDYEYVVLKVTRASKARGFWSALSSYWTLITLAPLGLAGSFYLSSLIQEMLNSNVITSSINFLSIVPYLIIWVIFCVTYLISVNDEIKFKSAFFSSFAASLVWYLGKSAFVYYVLYNKTYLSVYGSFSAVLFFFVWIYISWIIFLYGLKFCAYLSNSSKFKG from the coding sequence ATGAGCCGTTTGTCCTTAAGCAAGAGCGATTTAAAGAGTGGTTTAAATTTGCTAGCTGCTCTTAAGGACAAAGAGCTCTTTCACTACGCAGCAAGCCTTAGTTTTCACACGATCTTATCGATCATACCTATACTTCTTATATCGTTTTCTATCTTTACAAAACTGCCTAGCTTTGAGGATTATTACGCCAAAATTCAGGACTTTGTCTTCTCAGCTCTTTTGCCAAGTAACCAAGAGATCATCTCAAACTACTTGCAAAATTTCCTCCAAAATAGCGGAAATTTAGGCATAGTTGGCTTTGTGGCGATGATATTTACTTCGGCTATGTTTTTTAGCGATTATGAATACGTAGTCTTAAAAGTGACAAGAGCTAGCAAGGCTAGGGGCTTTTGGTCGGCACTTAGCTCGTACTGGACGCTCATCACGCTTGCACCGCTCGGACTTGCTGGCAGTTTTTATCTCTCAAGTCTCATTCAAGAGATGTTAAATTCAAACGTGATCACAAGCTCGATAAATTTCTTAAGTATCGTGCCATATCTCATCATCTGGGTTATATTTTGTGTCACATATCTCATCTCTGTAAATGACGAGATAAAATTTAAAAGCGCGTTTTTTAGCTCGTTTGCAGCATCGCTCGTTTGGTATCTTGGCAAGTCAGCCTTTGTCTATTACGTCCTTTACAACAAAACATATCTAAGCGTCTATGGTTCGTTTTCAGCTGTGCTTTTCTTCTTTGTGTGGATCTACATCTCATGGATCATCTTTTTATATGGGCTTAAATTTTGCGCTTATCTCTCAAACAGCTCTAAATTTAAAGGATAA
- a CDS encoding AEC family transporter yields MNFTPLFAIFFIIATGFFAKKVGIVEQKHSIPFVDFVLCFAMPALIFDKIYHVNVDASLINTILIGFASTAISAALAFVIGKVFKFTKITTISMVMLSLFGNTLFVGMPVIQGFFGDAMVNEVIFYDQIATGIPLSILGPLILSFAAPEKVSLFQNTMKILKFPPFIALIMGLILKEVPLPDFIFAPLRMFEGSVTPVALFAIGVGLNFSSITSSYKGVSVVLLCKMILPAIVFFIILKVSGIQMSKTWVVGLFQCAMPTSALASAMVIKAGLDSSLAISSVAIGVLFSFITLPVIYFVFA; encoded by the coding sequence ATGAATTTCACACCACTTTTTGCAATATTTTTCATAATCGCAACTGGTTTTTTTGCTAAAAAAGTCGGCATTGTTGAGCAAAAGCACTCGATCCCATTTGTGGATTTTGTCCTTTGTTTTGCAATGCCTGCGCTAATCTTTGATAAAATTTACCACGTAAATGTCGATGCCTCGCTTATAAACACGATCCTAATCGGCTTTGCATCAACCGCCATTAGTGCTGCTTTGGCATTTGTTATAGGCAAGGTTTTTAAATTTACCAAAATAACAACCATTAGTATGGTCATGCTAAGCCTTTTTGGCAACACCCTATTTGTCGGTATGCCTGTCATTCAGGGCTTCTTTGGCGATGCGATGGTAAATGAGGTCATCTTTTACGATCAAATAGCCACTGGTATCCCGCTTTCGATCCTTGGACCACTCATCCTATCTTTTGCCGCACCAGAGAAGGTCTCATTGTTTCAAAATACAATGAAAATTTTAAAATTTCCACCATTTATAGCGCTCATTATGGGTCTTATCTTAAAAGAAGTCCCGCTTCCAGATTTTATCTTTGCGCCACTTAGGATGTTTGAAGGTAGCGTCACCCCAGTCGCACTTTTTGCGATCGGCGTTGGTCTTAACTTTAGCAGTATCACAAGCTCATATAAAGGCGTTAGTGTTGTACTTTTGTGCAAGATGATATTGCCAGCTATCGTATTTTTCATCATATTAAAAGTCTCAGGCATCCAGATGAGCAAAACTTGGGTCGTCGGCCTCTTTCAATGTGCGATGCCAACATCAGCCCTTGCAAGTGCGATGGTCATAAAAGCTGGGCTTGATAGCTCACTAGCCATCTCATCAGTTGCCATTGGCGTGCTTTTTTCATTTATCACGCTTCCAGTTATCTATTTTGTATTTGCGTAA
- a CDS encoding metallophosphoesterase: protein MSEQIYIIGDVHGCFNTLLELIKQFPNKEKSQICFVGDVIDRGLFSCDVVELIMQNDYKMVMGNHERRLLNNKFEFLNNKVPFDRSWFFGNGGEATYRSYLGQSTEFKQRHVDFLESRPVYLEFKDYKTQNGEHLVVSHSAVGNMWELRNDKYASEEFRRHLLSGRGDEMQVSGIFNVYGHTPVREVKFYKNSADIDTGCVFNEVGFDKLSALEFPSMKIYTQRNIENFNKKDKDVVF from the coding sequence TTGAGCGAGCAAATTTACATTATAGGCGACGTTCACGGCTGTTTTAACACGCTTTTAGAGCTTATCAAGCAGTTTCCGAACAAAGAAAAATCTCAAATTTGCTTTGTTGGCGACGTGATAGATCGTGGGCTTTTTAGCTGCGACGTAGTCGAACTTATCATGCAAAATGACTATAAAATGGTAATGGGAAATCACGAGCGAAGGCTACTAAACAATAAATTTGAGTTTTTAAACAACAAAGTGCCATTTGACAGGAGCTGGTTCTTTGGAAACGGCGGCGAAGCGACATATAGATCATATCTTGGACAAAGCACGGAGTTTAAGCAAAGGCATGTGGATTTTTTAGAAAGCAGGCCAGTTTATCTGGAATTTAAAGATTATAAAACCCAAAATGGCGAGCATCTAGTCGTCTCTCACTCAGCCGTTGGCAATATGTGGGAGCTAAGAAACGATAAATATGCTAGCGAAGAGTTTAGAAGGCACCTGCTCTCAGGCAGAGGCGACGAGATGCAAGTTAGTGGTATATTTAACGTCTATGGGCACACGCCAGTAAGAGAGGTAAAATTTTATAAAAATAGCGCAGATATCGACACAGGCTGCGTTTTTAATGAAGTTGGTTTTGATAAACTAAGTGCGTTAGAGTTTCCATCGATGAAAATTTATACGCAAAGAAATATTGAAAATTTTAACAAAAAGGATAAAGATGTGGTTTTCTAA
- a CDS encoding pyruvate kinase, with amino-acid sequence MKKLILVALGAMFMFGGLANATEMMQKDKMGKDEMMKKEQMMKDDMSKKHPVKKHEAKKEDMGMKDEMKKDDMGMKKDDMGMKDEMKKGM; translated from the coding sequence ATGAAAAAGTTAATCTTAGTTGCACTTGGTGCTATGTTTATGTTTGGCGGTCTTGCAAATGCTACTGAAATGATGCAAAAGGACAAGATGGGCAAAGATGAGATGATGAAGAAAGAGCAGATGATGAAAGATGATATGTCTAAAAAACATCCTGTCAAAAAACACGAAGCTAAAAAAGAAGACATGGGCATGAAAGACGAAATGAAAAAAGATGACATGGGTATGAAAAAAGACGACATGGGCATGAAAGACGAAATGAAAAAAGGCATGTAA
- a CDS encoding NUDIX domain-containing protein, producing MDTTITNLEILPLGESKYLKPFKMKFKQNGMQRDWDCVKVMNSVSIFLYHEQKDAFLFVKQFRPAVWYSQEKEGIKTNEQGFTYELCAGLMDKGLSEEQTAREEAVEEVGYELKEMERITMTYGAFGFGGNMQTMFYAKIDESMKVNAGGGVDGEDIELVFIKREDMMKFAFDESKVKGFGLIFAYLWWEKFKG from the coding sequence ATGGATACTACTATAACAAATTTAGAAATTTTACCTCTTGGTGAGTCAAAATACCTAAAGCCATTTAAGATGAAATTTAAACAAAATGGCATGCAAAGAGACTGGGACTGCGTCAAAGTGATGAATAGCGTCAGTATATTTTTATATCACGAGCAAAAAGATGCATTTTTGTTTGTCAAGCAGTTTCGCCCAGCTGTCTGGTACTCGCAAGAAAAAGAAGGCATCAAAACAAACGAGCAAGGCTTTACTTATGAGCTTTGCGCAGGGCTTATGGATAAGGGACTAAGCGAGGAGCAGACCGCTAGAGAAGAGGCGGTCGAAGAGGTCGGATACGAGCTAAAAGAGATGGAGCGCATCACGATGACGTATGGCGCTTTTGGCTTTGGTGGCAACATGCAAACGATGTTTTACGCGAAGATCGATGAGAGCATGAAGGTAAATGCAGGCGGTGGCGTAGATGGCGAGGATATCGAGCTAGTTTTTATAAAACGAGAAGATATGATGAAATTTGCCTTTGACGAGAGCAAGGTCAAGGGCTTTGGGCTCATCTTTGCCTACTTGTGGTGGGAGAAATTTAAAGGCTAA
- a CDS encoding plasminogen-binding N-terminal domain-containing protein has product MKRIIVILSLFFGFAFGADFSLNEYRTPLISVESDGTATIVDSPEILIGSSGVVLHKFDTDSSIIARVSVVSKNAGFAKVRFEVFDLLEQKALPLPGIAPTSGDIVVLNYLYNRSLIVVPNKEIYEEVLGAFPNMIFIHPDLVGAYLSYEYKPNPSRDDFRKMCAQSAAGLIFVAMDGRSVFADCQSFKVLKEFKTGEVEYYQLPFYTRVSDIDTVFWKLNSEHINNYDAHYEKLFEEDN; this is encoded by the coding sequence TTGAAACGTATAATCGTGATTTTATCGCTGTTTTTTGGCTTTGCTTTTGGGGCTGATTTTTCTTTAAATGAGTATAGAACTCCTCTTATTAGCGTCGAGAGTGACGGCACGGCAACGATAGTTGATAGTCCTGAAATTTTGATCGGATCAAGCGGTGTTGTGCTTCATAAATTTGACACTGATAGTTCTATCATCGCAAGAGTGAGCGTTGTCTCTAAAAATGCCGGCTTTGCGAAGGTTAGATTTGAGGTGTTTGACCTGCTCGAGCAAAAGGCTCTTCCACTCCCTGGCATCGCACCTACAAGTGGCGATATAGTCGTGCTAAACTACCTTTATAACCGCTCGCTAATCGTCGTGCCAAATAAAGAAATTTATGAAGAGGTTTTGGGCGCATTTCCTAATATGATATTTATCCACCCAGATCTTGTTGGAGCATACTTGAGCTACGAATACAAGCCAAATCCAAGCAGAGACGACTTTAGAAAGATGTGCGCTCAAAGTGCAGCTGGTCTTATCTTTGTCGCGATGGATGGCAGAAGCGTTTTTGCTGATTGCCAAAGCTTTAAGGTGCTAAAAGAGTTTAAAACTGGCGAAGTTGAGTATTATCAACTACCATTTTATACAAGAGTTAGTGACATAGACACTGTGTTTTGGAAGCTAAATAGTGAGCACATCAACAACTACGACGCTCACTACGAAAAACTTTTCGAAGAAGATAACTGA
- a CDS encoding aldehyde dehydrogenase family protein, producing MKLLEKYGLFINGEWRDAKDGATLDAKNPANGEHLAKIADATEEDVNEAVRAAREAFKKFKHTTISERAKLLNKIADIIDEHKEHLAKVESMDNGKPIRETLNVDIPFAAEHFRYFAGVIIGEEGSANVLDEKQLSIVLREPIGVVGQIVPWNFPFLMAAWKLAPVIAAGDASVFKPSSETSLSVLELFRLIDKILPKGLINIVTGRGSKSGEWIKNHPGLDKLAFTGSTEIGRDIAIAAARRIIPATLELGGKSANIFFSDANLDKALDGLQLGILFNQGQVCCAGSRIFVEESFYDKFIEAAVKKFSTIKVGDPLDPKTQMGSQINKKQAEQILNYIEIGKKEGAKVAVGGKAYTANGCDKGAFVEPTLLVDVTNDMRVAQEEIFGPVGVVIKFKDEAELIKMVNDSEYGLGGGIFTQDITKALRVARSMETGRVWINTYNQIPAGSPFGGYKNSGIGRETHKIILEHYTQMKNIMIDLTGKVSGFYAQ from the coding sequence ATGAAACTACTTGAAAAATACGGGCTTTTCATAAATGGTGAGTGGCGTGACGCAAAAGACGGCGCTACCCTTGATGCTAAAAATCCAGCAAACGGCGAGCACCTTGCAAAGATCGCTGACGCTACCGAAGAAGATGTAAATGAGGCAGTTCGCGCTGCACGTGAGGCTTTTAAGAAATTTAAACACACCACAATTAGCGAGCGCGCAAAGCTGCTAAACAAGATCGCTGATATCATCGACGAGCACAAAGAGCACCTCGCAAAAGTCGAGAGTATGGACAACGGCAAGCCGATTAGAGAGACGCTAAATGTCGATATCCCCTTTGCAGCTGAGCATTTTAGGTACTTTGCTGGCGTTATCATAGGCGAAGAAGGCAGCGCAAATGTGCTTGACGAAAAACAACTCTCTATCGTTTTACGCGAGCCAATAGGCGTTGTGGGTCAGATCGTTCCTTGGAATTTTCCATTTTTAATGGCAGCTTGGAAGCTAGCTCCTGTGATCGCAGCAGGCGATGCGAGCGTGTTTAAACCTTCAAGCGAGACAAGCCTAAGCGTGCTTGAGCTATTTAGGCTGATAGATAAAATTTTGCCAAAAGGTTTGATAAATATAGTAACAGGCAGAGGTAGCAAGAGTGGCGAGTGGATCAAAAACCACCCAGGCCTTGACAAGCTAGCCTTTACTGGCTCAACCGAGATCGGCCGTGATATCGCCATAGCTGCGGCTCGTCGTATCATCCCAGCCACACTTGAGCTTGGCGGCAAGAGCGCAAATATCTTCTTTAGCGACGCAAATTTAGACAAAGCGCTTGACGGTCTTCAGCTTGGCATTTTGTTTAACCAAGGTCAAGTTTGCTGCGCAGGGTCTAGAATCTTCGTAGAAGAGAGCTTTTATGACAAATTTATCGAGGCTGCAGTTAAGAAATTTAGTACTATAAAAGTTGGCGATCCGCTTGATCCTAAGACTCAAATGGGCTCTCAGATCAATAAAAAACAAGCTGAGCAAATTTTAAACTACATAGAGATCGGCAAAAAAGAAGGTGCAAAAGTGGCAGTCGGCGGCAAAGCCTACACCGCAAATGGTTGCGACAAGGGCGCATTTGTCGAGCCAACGCTGCTAGTTGATGTGACAAACGATATGAGAGTGGCTCAGGAAGAAATCTTTGGACCAGTTGGTGTTGTCATTAAATTTAAAGATGAAGCCGAGCTTATCAAAATGGTAAATGACAGCGAATACGGCCTTGGTGGCGGAATTTTCACGCAAGACATCACAAAAGCACTTCGCGTTGCAAGGTCTATGGAGACTGGCAGAGTTTGGATCAACACTTACAACCAAATCCCAGCAGGAAGCCCATTTGGCGGATATAAAAACTCAGGTATCGGCCGTGAGACGCACAAGATCATACTTGAGCACTACACTCAGATGAAAAACATCATGATAGATCTCACCGGCAAGGTTAGCGGCTTTTACGCACAATGA
- a CDS encoding peptidoglycan DD-metalloendopeptidase family protein — MPRIFVIFAILCINLYAIKPTVDELSWPNGSSFLNFLETNKIPLSLYYNLASEDQELTEEIIAGTKYQIYKDDNGEVKQALIPVSDELQIHIYRDDKGKFQLEFIPILYQSEDKVLALKVDKSVSEDIFDYTGSGTLALGFKEVFSGSGIDFKKINKGDTIAIVYNQKLRMGRSFGTPEIYAAMIETKNKRYVMYKFEDKFYDKNGKKNDKFLLVRPLANARITSNFTLKRWHPILQRYRAHLGVDYGAPKGTPIKAAGDGTVKFVGQKSGYGRTVIISHAGGYETLYAHLNGFAKGIRSGLKVKQGTLIAYVGTSGMSTGPHLHFGLYLGGKPINPESAIKVVKNIEDKKESAKFKAVINRNDELIRQALSNDKEYHKVEFFPNVIDF; from the coding sequence ATGCCTCGTATATTTGTGATTTTTGCAATATTATGTATAAATTTATATGCCATAAAACCAACTGTCGATGAGCTTAGTTGGCCAAATGGCAGCAGCTTTTTAAATTTCCTTGAAACAAATAAAATCCCACTTTCACTTTACTACAACCTAGCAAGCGAAGATCAAGAGCTAACAGAAGAGATCATCGCTGGCACAAAATATCAAATTTACAAAGACGATAACGGCGAGGTTAAACAAGCTCTCATCCCCGTTAGTGACGAGCTTCAGATACATATTTATAGAGACGACAAGGGTAAATTTCAGCTTGAGTTTATCCCGATCTTATACCAAAGCGAAGATAAAGTTTTAGCCCTAAAAGTCGATAAATCAGTCTCTGAAGATATCTTTGACTACACCGGCTCTGGCACGCTAGCACTTGGTTTTAAAGAGGTTTTTAGCGGCAGCGGGATCGATTTTAAAAAGATAAACAAAGGCGATACGATCGCTATTGTCTATAACCAAAAGCTACGCATGGGTCGCTCTTTTGGCACGCCAGAAATTTACGCAGCGATGATAGAAACTAAAAACAAACGCTACGTGATGTATAAATTTGAAGATAAATTTTATGATAAAAATGGCAAGAAAAATGACAAATTTTTGCTCGTTCGCCCTCTTGCAAACGCTAGGATCACATCAAATTTCACTCTAAAAAGATGGCATCCGATCCTTCAAAGATATAGAGCGCACCTTGGAGTTGATTACGGTGCTCCAAAAGGCACACCGATCAAGGCTGCAGGCGATGGCACGGTCAAATTTGTCGGTCAAAAGAGTGGTTATGGCAGAACCGTCATCATCTCTCACGCTGGCGGCTACGAGACACTTTATGCCCACCTAAACGGCTTTGCAAAGGGCATAAGAAGCGGTCTTAAAGTAAAACAAGGCACGCTAATAGCATACGTTGGCACAAGCGGCATGAGCACTGGCCCACACTTGCACTTTGGCCTCTATCTAGGTGGCAAGCCGATCAATCCAGAAAGTGCCATCAAGGTCGTAAAAAATATAGAAGATAAAAAAGAGTCGGCTAAATTTAAAGCAGTCATAAATAGAAATGATGAGCTGATAAGACAAGCTCTAAGCAATGACAAAGAGTATCACAAGGTGGAATTTTTCCCTAACGTAATAGATTTTTAA
- a CDS encoding HU family DNA-binding protein: MKKAEFIQAVADKAGLSKKDTLKVVDATLETIQAVLEKGDTISFIGFGTFGTADRAARKARVPGTKKVIDVPASKAVKFKVGKKLKEAVAAGAAKKGKKK, from the coding sequence ATGAAAAAAGCTGAATTTATTCAAGCGGTTGCCGACAAGGCTGGTCTTTCAAAAAAAGATACTCTAAAAGTTGTTGATGCTACTTTGGAGACAATCCAAGCGGTTCTTGAAAAAGGCGATACAATTAGCTTTATAGGCTTTGGTACTTTCGGTACTGCTGACAGAGCTGCAAGGAAAGCTAGAGTTCCTGGAACTAAGAAAGTAATCGACGTTCCTGCTAGCAAAGCAGTCAAATTCAAAGTTGGCAAAAAACTTAAAGAAGCAGTTGCTGCTGGTGCTGCTAAAAAAGGTAAAAAGAAATAA
- a CDS encoding sensor histidine kinase: MSEKTQILFKILSLYLVSSVLFLGYFFINDYKNKKNALILNEVKSLKEIKMGIYMKARMNGLDSVSSLTNEKGVHACIVLENGEKIYKDFDCQKIDKSKNVNLIDGKVSIFEKIQYMEDNATDELSHADIFLVGKDIKVEILSLQISTTLKALFFLFALLFVAFYLAKLSLKPLYEKIDTLNRFIKDSTHEINTPLSVISMSIETADLENLNERNLKRFNNISLAAKSLGSIYDALVHLSFNLDRPSKKELIDLNLLTTQRLNYFSPFFAKRGLKIDASLKPSFINADLEDVSKILDNLLSNASKYAAPNSKVSIILEPNFFSISNTGRGISKEQQMKIFDRYTRFNDDQGGFGIGLNLVKECCKKNGIAVKCQSELDGKTTFSLSWQS; the protein is encoded by the coding sequence ATGTCTGAAAAGACGCAAATTTTATTTAAAATTTTATCCCTCTATCTTGTTAGCTCCGTGCTCTTTCTGGGCTATTTTTTCATAAATGACTATAAAAATAAAAAAAATGCGCTCATCTTAAACGAGGTAAAAAGCCTAAAAGAGATCAAGATGGGCATATATATGAAAGCCAGGATGAATGGCCTAGACTCGGTCTCAAGCCTCACAAACGAAAAGGGCGTACATGCTTGTATTGTGCTAGAAAATGGCGAGAAAATTTATAAAGACTTTGACTGCCAAAAGATCGACAAAAGCAAAAATGTAAATTTGATAGACGGCAAGGTCTCGATATTTGAAAAGATCCAGTACATGGAGGACAACGCCACAGACGAGCTATCGCACGCTGATATTTTTCTAGTTGGCAAAGATATCAAGGTTGAAATTTTATCTTTGCAAATTTCAACCACGCTAAAGGCGCTCTTTTTCCTTTTTGCCCTGCTCTTTGTCGCCTTTTACCTAGCAAAACTAAGCCTAAAGCCACTTTATGAAAAGATAGATACGCTAAACCGCTTCATAAAAGACTCAACACACGAGATAAATACACCTCTAAGCGTCATTTCTATGAGCATAGAAACGGCCGATCTTGAAAACCTAAATGAGCGAAATTTAAAGCGTTTTAACAACATCAGCCTTGCCGCAAAGAGCCTAGGCAGCATCTACGACGCGCTTGTTCATCTAAGCTTCAACCTTGATAGGCCAAGCAAAAAAGAGCTCATAGATCTAAATTTACTAACCACGCAAAGGTTAAACTATTTTTCACCATTTTTTGCCAAACGCGGACTTAAGATAGATGCCAGCTTAAAACCAAGCTTCATAAATGCAGACCTTGAAGATGTGAGTAAAATTTTAGACAATCTCTTAAGCAACGCCTCAAAATATGCAGCACCAAATTCAAAGGTTAGCATCATTTTAGAGCCAAATTTCTTTAGCATAAGCAACACTGGACGTGGCATCAGTAAAGAGCAGCAGATGAAAATTTTTGATCGTTACACGAGATTTAACGACGATCAAGGCGGCTTTGGCATAGGGCTAAATTTAGTAAAAGAGTGCTGCAAGAAAAACGGCATCGCCGTAAAATGCCAAAGTGAGCTTGATGGCAAGACTACGTTTTCGCTCTCTTGGCAAAGTTAA